Proteins from a single region of Apium graveolens cultivar Ventura chromosome 7, ASM990537v1, whole genome shotgun sequence:
- the LOC141671855 gene encoding CBBY-like protein, protein METTSTPALSSPRFSSFITTNTKLHGIPTKNIYFSPSFSKSFYPKLTFHTKNLQINRFYASSSSSEHKPSGQLAVLLEVDGVLMDIYGGGNREAFNLAFRKLGLDCANWTKPIYNDLIRKSAGEEKMMLFLYFNRIGWPSSLPTNERETFMKNVMREKKTALENLVMSKSIPLRPGAEDFINDAIKEGVPVVILTAYSKIGDKIARSIVEKLGDEVRSMVKIVGTVEAEKSFYGQLVLGEGVFSSLDEQLVREARKAASAEKQRIAKEVASMLKLSVDIDTSSSESTQKIVTALRAAAEYVDVPVSNCVLVSGGQSGVAGAERIGMPCIVLRSSSTNRAEFTSANATLDGFGAADLTIAKLLNKRWL, encoded by the exons ATGGAAACTACTTCAACTCCAGCTCTGTCTTCACCTCGATTTTCGAGCTTCATTACCACTAACACCAAATTGCATGGCATACCCACAAAAAATATCTATTTCTCGCCCTCATTTTCCAAATCTTTTTACCCAAAACTTACTTTTCACACCAAAAATTTGCAAATCAATAGGTTTTATGCTTCTTCAAGTTCTTCTGAGCACAAACCATCTGGCCAACTTGCTGTTCTTCTTGAAGTTGATGG GGTCCTAATGGATATATATGGCGGTGGTAATCGTGAAGCCTTCAATCTAG CATTTCGAAAGCTCGGTCTCGACTGTGCAAATTGGACAAAACCAATTTATAACGATCTAATAAG GAAGAGTGCTGGTGAAGAGAAGATGATGTTGTTCTTGTATTTTAACCGG ATTGGTTGGCCTAGTTCTTTACCCACGAATGAGAGGGAAACATTTATGAAAAATGTTATGCGCGAAAAG AAAACCGCGCTGGAAAATCTTGTGATGTCAAAGAGTATACCTTTAAGACCTGGTGCAGAAGA TTTCATCAACGATGCGATTAAAGAAGGGGTTCCAGTGGTAATTCTGACAGCCTACAGTAAAATCGGGGATAAAATAGCCAG GTCTATCGTTGAAAAGCTTGGAGATGAAGTAAGATCGATGGTAAAAATTGTCGGGACTGTGGAGGCAGAAAAAAGCTTTTACGGCCAACTTGTTCTTGGTGAAGGAGTGTTTTCTAGCCTGGATGAGCAATTAGTTAGAGAAGCAAGAAAAGCGG CTTCTGCTGAAAAACAAAGAATTGCAAAGGAAGTTGCATCCATGTTGAAGCTGAGTGTAGACATTGATACTAGTTCAAGTGAAAG TACACAGAAAATCGTGACTGCACTACGAGCAGCGGCAGAATACGTCGATGTGCCTGTTTCAAATTGTGTACTTGTTTCCGGAGGCCAATCTGGAGTAGCTGGAGCCGAACGCATAGGCATGCCTTGCATTGTTCTTCGCAGCAG TTCAACAAATAGGGCCGAGTTCACATCAGCGAATGCTACATTGGATGGATTTGGTGCTGCAGATTTAACAATAGCTAAACTTCTCAACAAAAGGTGGTTATAA